GAGCCTTACACATCCGTGGCTGTAGGCACGCACTTTCCTTTTGAAAAGATACTTCGTCGGCGTGTCGTGCATATAGACCGAATGGTGGTTCGGGAAGATAAACTTGACACGCCCCAGGGCATTTCTGTTTGACGGTACTTCAATGAACTTGAACGGCACATCACCCTTTCCACCCTTGTAAGCGGCAAGATTTACAGAGTCTTGATTCAATGCCGATGAATCAAGATTGTAGTCTTTGCGCATGACCAAACGATGCTTTTTCAGATAAGCCGGATCTCTGAGCAGTTTTGGAATTACTTCATTCCTTGCGATACTGTCAGGCACATTCCATGTCGGGTTCAGAACGATATACTGCAGTCTTTCACTAAAAACTGGAGTTGGATGTTTTTTCTTTCCCGTGATCACACCCATCGATACCGATGTCCTGTCATTCTCGATGACTCTCACTTTAAACTCAGGGATATTCACAAGCACATAGGTCTTGCCGAGACCCGGTCTCATCAGTTTGATACGCTCAAGACTCATACGTACTTTATGCAGTGCTTCAGCCGATGTTTCCGGTGTTCTCTGCAGGGCTTTGTATTTGGCCAGTAAAAGTCCAAACTGCTTATATTCGGGAATATAAGGTTTGAGAATGGTCTCGATACTCTGTCCTGCCCTCAATTTCATCTGGATATCGGAAGTGCCGACCTTCTGCCAGTAGGCATCATACTCTTTACCGAGCGTACTGCTGTCTATACAACTGTTGGCAAGATTATCTGTGTAGCCAACAAGCAGTTTGGTCATCAGTCTGGAATTTTGGCTCTGTCTTACCTTGTCATACAGCGGTTTCTGGTTACACAAAGAGACATACTTGTCCGAAGAAAGTATTTTCATAAACTCTCTCTTTTGTGAAGAGCTCCATCCTTCGGCATCTCTTGGCCCGACACATCCGCTCAGTATAGCAGCGAACAATACTGCCAACACTATTCTTGTTTTCATCCCTATATTCATCTTTGCCTCCCAGTAAAGAATCGTGCACAACTTGCTGCACTTGAAAAGGCCCACTGGAAGTTGTACCCGCCCAGTCGGCCTGTTACATCCAGTACTTCCCCTGTAAAAAAAAGTCCTTCACACTTTTTACTCATCATCGTCCGGCTATCCACCTCTGTCGTATCAACCCCGCCTTTGGTCACTTCCGCTTTGGAGTAACCAAATGTCCCGGCAGGAGCAAAACTGTAGTGGTTCAAGCCTTTTAAAATAAGCAGTTCCCTGTCCGTGATCCTGTTTCCTGTTTTGTCATGAAGCTTTAATTGTAGCAGAAATGCCTTAGTAACACGTTTGGGCATCGGCAGCAGGGATGAAAGCTGCTTGGGGCTTTTCCTTATACTTTCCCAGGAAAAACCGGGCAGGAAGTCTATTTCCATCTTTCCTTTTTCCCAGTAAAGCGAAGCATCCAGCACTGCCGGACCGCTGATGCCTTTATGGGCAAAAAGCAGGGAACCTTTGCACTTTTGGCCATTCACGGTAATGACCACTTCCGTAGAAGCACCGCTGAGCTCCTTAAAGAAGAATTGCTCTTTTTGTACCGTAAAACCTACAAGCCCTGGAGCAGTTTTCACAATGTTGTGCCCAAAATGCCCGGCGATCTCATAACCAATGCCGCCGGCACCCAGCCTCGGAAAACTCAGCCCGCCTGAAGCTACCATCACGGCATCGGCGGTAAGCATCCTTTTGTCGGTTTTGATATAAAAATGTCCTTCCCTTTTATTGACAGAGAGAACTGTCTCGCTGTAAAAAAAGGTCTGTTTCCTGCTCTCCTTTTGCAATAGCGACAGGAGTTCACGGGAAGACTCTTTACAGAAGTACTGGCTTCCTTTTTTCAGTACCGGTTCAAGTCCGCGCCTTTTCAACCACCGCAGCAGGTCCTTCTCGTTAAATGCCTCAAGAGCGGGTGTAACAAATGACGTGTCTGCCAGAAAAAAGTCCGGAGACATCACCGCATTGGTAATGTTGCACTTTCCTCCGCCCGATACCACTATTTTCGCTCCGGGTGCAGCATTCTTTTCAATGACGGTAGCAGATTTTTTGGGGAGCAATGAAGCCAGCATCAGCGCACTGGCTCCTCCACCTATAATAACGATCTGTTTATTCATAAGCATATTATATCTTTTTGATTTCCTCTTTAGCTTTGATTACCCTGTCCGGTACATCCGGGAAAACAGGATTATTTTCAAAATACTACACATACAATGCACAAAAATACACTATGATCTATCCAATAAAGAATATACGAAGGTAAAAATTATGAAAAAAATTCTTATAGGCACAATGGTCATTGGCGGCTTCTTCACTCTCTCACATGCAGCCGAAAAATATGATACACGGGCATTCAGGATCGTCACAAAGCTTTGTACCTCTTGTCACGGTACCCCTTTTTATATGGCAAAACAGCTCGACAGTGACGACTGGGCTTACTTTTTCGACAATGAAAAGAAAATGATGAAAATCCATAAAAACAAACCCAAGGGAATGGCCAGCCTGAAGAACAAACTCTTCCAGAACCATAAAAAACGGCTGAAGAAATTCTTTGTGAAAAATTCCAAAGACTCCGGGGCCGTTCATGGATGTGATGCAAACTTTTGCGGAACACATCATTAAAAAATTACCTTTAACTGCTTTTATTTCCTCTTAAAGTTCATTTTGATATTATGGGATATCAAGGAATTTTATAGAAGAGGATAAGGGATGAACAAACTACTGATATTGTCTGTGCTTCTCTTCAGTGCATCCAATGCAAACCTCTTTACTATCACAGATCCGGGCAAGAATATCGTCATCAGCAAAACGCTCGAACACAGGGAAAATGACTGCCTCAACCAGAAAGAGACGGAATACTCCCTGCAGGCGATCTATGATGAATTGCATCGTGAAGAGAATCTCGCACACAGAGCAGAGGCTGCGAGACTGAGAGCCAACCGTATCAGCAGAGAGATGATCCTGGCCAAAAAAGCCGGTAAAGAGTACCATATATCAGCCGTAGACAGGCAGAAACTTCTTGAAGACGCCAAATTCTTCAAAGGGGGAAAGTATGTCTGGGGCGGGACTTCACCCAAAGGCTTTGACTGTTCAGGCTATGTACAGTACCTCTACAAAAAACATAACGTCAACCTCCCCCGCACGGCATGGGCACAGTCAAAAAAGGGTGAACCCGTTGCTATTCAGAACCTGCGGAAAGGTGACCTGCTTTTCTTCCTGACCGATAGAAAACGGGGTATCCCCGTCACGCATGTCGGTATCTACCTTGGAGACGGGAAGTTCATCCATGCCGCTTCGAGGAAAAAAGGGATCATCATCTCCCCTATCGACCACGGATACTATGCCCGGAAATTCGTCTCGGCGCGCCGTGTGATAGAACCCGACAGGCAAACCATATCTTCACTATAGGCATGAAAAATATAGACATTAGCTATCTGGATGAAGACAACCATGCCTATGCCATCCACCTTGCAACCAAACAGAAGATACTCAGCTACAAAAACGGTCTTTTCAGACTTGCCGATATTCCTGATGAAGACGCATTCGAAGCGGTAGATTTCTGGCGGAACGCTTCATTGGCTGCCGAGATACTCCTGAAAGCCTGTCTGCTCAGACACCACATTCCTTTTTTCAGGAAAAGAGCCCATGGCGAATACGGGAAGAAAGTCACTGCCCACAGCAATACCTGGCTCAGTCAGACACTGGAGGATCTGCAAATAAGCTATATTGCAGAGATCAATACAGGAACCATCAGTACAGCGCTCAGAAGTGCCGAAGAGACATTATTTGAAAAGGTCTCTTTTCCTTCCGACAAAGCGGCACTTATCTCGGAGATGATCTATATTATCATCCGTACAAGGCGTAACAGGAACAACCACTTCTTTTTTCCCAACCAGGGGTACATTGAAACAGCGGAAGTTGAAATGCTCTATCTTCCGCTGTTGAATCTGCTTGAAGAACTGTGGAACACCCCAAAAAGAAACTAACGCTTTTTCACCTGCTGCTGTGCAATAATCATGCAAATACCACGCATCACAGTCTCTGAAGCTTTTTTAAACCTTCCTTTACCAGAGTGCTTGTATCGCCTGAACACCCGGAAAGTGCTTTCTGAATAGCATCTTTCTTGAACCCGAGGCTTTCAAGCGCCATAACCGCTTCACCCAGTGCACCGCTGTTACCCTCTGTTGCATCTCCGTCAACAATGAAGTCCGCCAATTCTACCAAAATGCGGCTGGCTGCCTTGGGGCCGATGCCGGGCACTCTCTTGAGCATACTGACATCTTTGGAAGCGACCACTTTTGCAAAGGTTTCCGGCGTAAAGGTCGAACAGATGGCAAGCCCCACTTTGGGCCCTACTCCATTGATCTTCAGAACGGTATCGAACATTTTCTTCTCGTTGGTATCCATAAAGCCGAACAGCAGGTTGGCATCTTCCCGTATCACCTGCGTAATGAAAAGCTTTACACGCTTCTCCTGTATGGCATTGGAAGTATTGATGGAAACCTGTACTTCATAGATGATCCCGTTCACATTCAAATGAATAAATGTCGGGTCACGTCTCTCCACTGCTCCTTCCATACCTACGATCATTTCCGCTCCTTACGCTCGATTTTTATAAGTATATCAACAGTTTCTATGATTTATCAAAAAATATGACATATTGACATGTTTTACCCTGCCAGCCAAACACCAGAACCCTGACTTTCACAAAAAAACTGCTATAATTTTCAAACTAAAAAAAACGGACCTTTCTTATGAAACTTTTAAGCCCTCTGTTCATCGGTACCTCCATTCTACTCTTTACCGGATGCAGTACTTTCACTGCACAGTCGATCTATAACAAGAATATCGTCTTTGTCCAGGGCAAACCCTACCTGGTCCCTCACGGAGCAGAATTCAGCAATGCGCCTGTCAAAAGCGATGTAACCGTCAAAGACTATCGGCAGGCCGGAGTCGACTGTCAAAAAGGCTATATCACCTGGACTTCGCCCAAAACTGCCGTAGAACTCAAAAAGACTTACCGTACCGACGGGGCCGATGCATTTTCATACGCCTACCAAAGTGCCATCAGAGACCGTAAAATGGGATGTGCCAGACCACTCAGCAACAGTGAGTACGAATATTATAAAACACACTCCGGCCAGTAGAAGCCGACAACAAAGAGACGCATGAGATTACGCTCCATATTTACCAACAGCTTCGGCATACTTTTTTCACGCGTAACGGGTCTGGGACGCGATGTCCTGATGGCTTCCGCACTTGGAGCTTCGGTCTGGAGCGATATGTTCTTTGTCGCATTCAAACTCCCCAATCTTTTCAGGCGTATCTTTGCCGAAGGTGCTTTTACACAGGCTTTCATGCCCTCTTTTGTGGCTTCCAGACACAAAGGGGTCTTTGCTACGGCCATCTTCCTGAGATTTCTTATCTTCCTTGTGGCTGTGTCACTGCTGATCACCTTTTTCCCAGAACCTATCACCAAACTGCTCGCCTGGGGCTGGGACAGTGAACAGATAGCCAAAACCGCACCGATGACTGCCATAAACTTCTGGTATCTGGACCTCATTTTCATTGTGACATTTCTGGCAACCCTGCTTCAGTACAGAGAGCATTTTGCCACCACGGCCATGTCCACTGCACTGCTGAACATTTCGATGATCACCGCACTCTGGCTCTATATGAAAGAAGACCCGAAAACAGTAGCCTATGCAGTCAGTTATGCCGTACTCATCGGCGGTGCTTTACAGGTATTTGCACATCTTGTCACTTTACATAATTTTAAACTCCATAAGCTGCTCATAGGCGGATGGAAATACCGAAAGAGTAAAGATGTGGAAGAGGAGAAGAAGCATTTTCAGTCACTTTTCCTGCCCGGCATCCTCGGAAACTCCACCCCGCAGATTTCCGCATTCATTGACACGATACTGGCTACCTTCCTGATGACAGGTTCTGTCTCGTTCCTCTTCTATGCCAACCGGGTCTTCCAGCTTCCCCTTGCCATCATTGCCATCGCGACGGCAACCGTACTCTTTCCCACTGTCTCCAAAGCACTCAACAATGGCAATGAAACCGAAGCCTACAAAAACCTCAACCAGGCCTTCTGGCTTCTTTCCTTCCTTCTTGGAGCAGCCATGCTGGGAGGTATGCTGCTTGCCGAACCAATCGTATGGCTACTCTTTGAGAGAGGCAAATTTACACAGGCTGAAACACTCCAGACCGTCAGTGTACTGCGTATGTACATGATAGGCCTGCTGCCTTTCGGCCTGGCGAAACTCTTTTCACTCTTTCTCTATGCCTCTCACCGCCACAAAAAAGCTGCCATCATCGCAGTCTATTCACTCATCGCTTCAGTGACATCTTCTCTTATACTTATGCATCCTCTGGGCGCATCAGGTCTGGCACTGGCCGGAAGTATCGGGGGATGGGTCCTTTTCGTTTTCACGGTCAAAGAGGTAGGGACAGAAAGATTCATGGAGATCATCAAACACAAAAAACTGTTCTATTTTCTGATCATGATGTGTCTGCTTGCTGCTGTACTCTACTATGCGAATAGCTGGTTAGTGACGCTCATACGATAGCTACCAAGCTAAAAACTGTTTAGGATACTTTAGCTATAATCCCGATATCAATTACAAAGAGGCGGACAGATGCAGATCTTCGACAGTGTACAGAAAACCAAAGTGACATTTAAACCCATCCGGGAAGGTGAAGCCAGCATCTATGTCTGCGGTCCTACCGTCTATGACGATGCCCACCTGGGACATGCAAGATCTTCTCTGGCTTTCGACCTGCTCTCCCGTACCCTCAGAACACTCGGCTACAAAGTGACCCTCGCAAAGAATTTCACCGATATAGACGACAAGATAATCAAAAAAGTGGAAGAGACCGGCAAAAGCATGCAGGAGATCACCGACTATTACATTAACCGTTATCTTGAAGAGATGGCCGCTCTGGGAGTTGCCCGTGCAGACATCGAGCCCAAAGCGACCGAATCGCTTGATGCCATCGAAGAGATGATACAAAGACTCATTGACAAAAATTGCGCCTATATCGTCTCCGGCGGCGATGTCTACTTCGACACTGCAAAAGACAGCCATTACGGTGACATCTCGCACAAGGTCAGCGATGACGACACACAAAGCCGGGTAGAACACAACAGTGATAAGCACAACCCCAAGGATTTTGCCCTCTGGAAAGCCTGTAAAGGCGAAGAGGACATCTGCTTCGCTGCACCTTTTTCTTCCGGGCGTCCGGGCTGGCATATCGAATGTTCCGCGATGATAGAGAAGTACTTCAAAGGCAACGGCCAATACAGCATCGACATCCACGGCGGAGGTGCCGACCTGCTCTTCCCCCACCATGAGAATGAAGCGGCACAGAGCCGCTGTGCTACAGGCCATGAACTTGCCAAATACTGGATGCACAACGGCTTCGTACAGATAGACGGAGAGAAGATGAGCAAATCACTGGGCAACTCTTTCTTCCTCAAAGATGCACTCGAAGTCTATGACGGTGAGATACTTCGCTATTATCTCAACTCTGTACACTACAGAAATGACTTCAACTTCAATGAAGAGGACCTGCTGACAGCCAAAAAAAGGCTGGACAAGCTCTACCGGCTCAAAAAGAGAGTCCTGCCTGGCAAAGCCTCTGCTGTCAACAAAACATTCAAGCAGGCGCTGCTCGATGCGATGAGTGATGACCTGAACATTTCTGTTGCACTGGCTGTTATAGACGAAATGGTTGCAGAGACCAATGAGAAGCTCGATGCGAATCCCAAAGACAAGGCCCTTAAAAAAGAGACCATCGCCAACATAGAGTTCATCGACACTCTGCTTGGCTTTGGCGGCAAAGAGCCTTTCTCCTACTTCCAGATAGGGGTAGACGAAGCCCTCAAGGAAAAGATAGAAACACTGCTTCAAAAACGCACCGAAGCCAAAAAAGCCAAAGACTTCGCCACCTCCGACGCCATCCGTGACGAACTTACAGCAATAGGCATTTCCATTATGGATACGGCAGAAGGCACCGTTTGGGAAAAAGCGTAGATATTTTTTTTCTCATTTATAAGGTACATTGTTTTATCATACATATTCGGTACACGTAGGGTGTGCAATTGCACACCCTACTATGCTGCTAAGGGTCAGGCGTTGAATATACACTTTTGACGATCTTTGAAACAAGTGAACGGGATACACTCAAATGCTTTGCGATCTGGGCTTGTGTGTATCCGTCATCACAGGCATTGATAATACTGGTATTTCTCTCATTCCTAGTTTTACTGTCTCCGAAATGTTCCTTCAGTGTTTTCAAATAAGCAGGCTGATGCCTATTTTCTTTAGTGATCACTTTTTGTTTTTTGATCGTATCAAGTATCTTCAGTTCCTCTTTTTGCAGAGTTACACCTATGAGTTCCTGTATATTTTCATAATCCAGTTCTGCCAGTAATTTGGATTTTTTTGCACAGGGTACGGGTATTTGT
This DNA window, taken from Sulfurovum lithotrophicum, encodes the following:
- a CDS encoding L,D-transpeptidase family protein, coding for MKTRIVLAVLFAAILSGCVGPRDAEGWSSSQKREFMKILSSDKYVSLCNQKPLYDKVRQSQNSRLMTKLLVGYTDNLANSCIDSSTLGKEYDAYWQKVGTSDIQMKLRAGQSIETILKPYIPEYKQFGLLLAKYKALQRTPETSAEALHKVRMSLERIKLMRPGLGKTYVLVNIPEFKVRVIENDRTSVSMGVITGKKKHPTPVFSERLQYIVLNPTWNVPDSIARNEVIPKLLRDPAYLKKHRLVMRKDYNLDSSALNQDSVNLAAYKGGKGDVPFKFIEVPSNRNALGRVKFIFPNHHSVYMHDTPTKYLFKRKVRAYSHGCVRLQDPKRMLQYLTEHYTDYSFEEAMKKYDSLKTAYMKIVKPLWVHTAYLTAYVEEDGTLRLFPDIYGLDRKQKLNF
- a CDS encoding NAD(P)/FAD-dependent oxidoreductase is translated as MNKQIVIIGGGASALMLASLLPKKSATVIEKNAAPGAKIVVSGGGKCNITNAVMSPDFFLADTSFVTPALEAFNEKDLLRWLKRRGLEPVLKKGSQYFCKESSRELLSLLQKESRKQTFFYSETVLSVNKREGHFYIKTDKRMLTADAVMVASGGLSFPRLGAGGIGYEIAGHFGHNIVKTAPGLVGFTVQKEQFFFKELSGASTEVVITVNGQKCKGSLLFAHKGISGPAVLDASLYWEKGKMEIDFLPGFSWESIRKSPKQLSSLLPMPKRVTKAFLLQLKLHDKTGNRITDRELLILKGLNHYSFAPAGTFGYSKAEVTKGGVDTTEVDSRTMMSKKCEGLFFTGEVLDVTGRLGGYNFQWAFSSAASCARFFTGRQR
- a CDS encoding C40 family peptidase, with the protein product MNKLLILSVLLFSASNANLFTITDPGKNIVISKTLEHRENDCLNQKETEYSLQAIYDELHREENLAHRAEAARLRANRISREMILAKKAGKEYHISAVDRQKLLEDAKFFKGGKYVWGGTSPKGFDCSGYVQYLYKKHNVNLPRTAWAQSKKGEPVAIQNLRKGDLLFFLTDRKRGIPVTHVGIYLGDGKFIHAASRKKGIIISPIDHGYYARKFVSARRVIEPDRQTISSL
- the ruvA gene encoding Holliday junction branch migration protein RuvA, translating into MIVGMEGAVERRDPTFIHLNVNGIIYEVQVSINTSNAIQEKRVKLFITQVIREDANLLFGFMDTNEKKMFDTVLKINGVGPKVGLAICSTFTPETFAKVVASKDVSMLKRVPGIGPKAASRILVELADFIVDGDATEGNSGALGEAVMALESLGFKKDAIQKALSGCSGDTSTLVKEGLKKLQRL
- the murJ gene encoding murein biosynthesis integral membrane protein MurJ; this translates as MRLRSIFTNSFGILFSRVTGLGRDVLMASALGASVWSDMFFVAFKLPNLFRRIFAEGAFTQAFMPSFVASRHKGVFATAIFLRFLIFLVAVSLLITFFPEPITKLLAWGWDSEQIAKTAPMTAINFWYLDLIFIVTFLATLLQYREHFATTAMSTALLNISMITALWLYMKEDPKTVAYAVSYAVLIGGALQVFAHLVTLHNFKLHKLLIGGWKYRKSKDVEEEKKHFQSLFLPGILGNSTPQISAFIDTILATFLMTGSVSFLFYANRVFQLPLAIIAIATATVLFPTVSKALNNGNETEAYKNLNQAFWLLSFLLGAAMLGGMLLAEPIVWLLFERGKFTQAETLQTVSVLRMYMIGLLPFGLAKLFSLFLYASHRHKKAAIIAVYSLIASVTSSLILMHPLGASGLALAGSIGGWVLFVFTVKEVGTERFMEIIKHKKLFYFLIMMCLLAAVLYYANSWLVTLIR
- the cysS gene encoding cysteine--tRNA ligase is translated as MQIFDSVQKTKVTFKPIREGEASIYVCGPTVYDDAHLGHARSSLAFDLLSRTLRTLGYKVTLAKNFTDIDDKIIKKVEETGKSMQEITDYYINRYLEEMAALGVARADIEPKATESLDAIEEMIQRLIDKNCAYIVSGGDVYFDTAKDSHYGDISHKVSDDDTQSRVEHNSDKHNPKDFALWKACKGEEDICFAAPFSSGRPGWHIECSAMIEKYFKGNGQYSIDIHGGGADLLFPHHENEAAQSRCATGHELAKYWMHNGFVQIDGEKMSKSLGNSFFLKDALEVYDGEILRYYLNSVHYRNDFNFNEEDLLTAKKRLDKLYRLKKRVLPGKASAVNKTFKQALLDAMSDDLNISVALAVIDEMVAETNEKLDANPKDKALKKETIANIEFIDTLLGFGGKEPFSYFQIGVDEALKEKIETLLQKRTEAKKAKDFATSDAIRDELTAIGISIMDTAEGTVWEKA